A single Cucumis melo cultivar AY chromosome 4, USDA_Cmelo_AY_1.0, whole genome shotgun sequence DNA region contains:
- the LOC103486610 gene encoding glucosamine 6-phosphate N-acetyltransferase, with protein sequence MQSLNSSSEERRLEVRKLEISDKNKGFIELLQQLTVCDSVSDKDFEDRFQELSALGNDHIICVIEDDRSGKIIATGSVFIEKKFIRNCGKVGHIEDVVVDSSARGMQLGKIIVGFLTNHAREMGCYKVILDCSVENQGFYEKCGFKHKAIQMAKYFN encoded by the coding sequence ATGCAGAGCTTGAACTCATCAAGTGAAGAACGCAGATTAGAAGTTCGAAAATTAGAGATCTCCGACAAGAACAAAGGTTTCATTGAGCTATTGCAGCAACTAACCGTTTGTGATTCAGTGTCCGACAAGGATTTCGAAGACAGGTTTCAGGAATTGAGCGCCCTTGGAAACGACCATATTATTTGTGTCATAGAGGACGATCGATCGGGGAAGATCATCGCCACTGGAAGCGTTTTCATTGAGAAGAAATTCATAAGAAACTGTGGGAAAGTAGGGCATATCGAAGACGTAGTGGTGGATTCGAGTGCTCGAGGGATGCAATTGGGGAAGATAATCGTAGGGTTTCTTACGAATCATGCTCGCGAAATGGGATGCTATAAGGTAATTCTTGATTGCAGTGTTGAGAATCAAGGATTCTACGAGAAATGTGGGTTCAAACATAAGGCGATTCAAATGGCGAAATACTTCAATTGA
- the LOC103486605 gene encoding cytochrome b-c1 complex subunit 9: protein MNSAGRRSGGGLLEGFYRVIMRRNSVYVTFIIAGAFVGERAVDYGVQKLWEYNNVGKRYEDISVLGQRPVEE from the exons ATGAATTCAGCAGGTCGAAGGAGCGGGGGAGGCCTTCTCGAAGGTTTTTACAGAGTGATTATGCGCCGTAATTCTGTTTACGTCACATTCATCATCGCTGGTGCCTTTGTTGGAGAACGG GCCGTGGATTATGGAGTTCAGAAGCTCTGGGAGTACAATAATGTCGGG AAACGGTACGAGGACATTTCAGTTTTGGGGCAAAGACCAGTGGAAGAATGA
- the LOC103486606 gene encoding protein CIA1: MELLDGRFELKETAKLEGHTDRVWSLAWNPATGVGGIPLVFASCSGDKTVRIWEESPSSGSWNCKAVLEETHTRTVRSCAWSPNGKLLATASFDATTAIWENIGGDYECVSTLEGHENEIKSVAWNASGSLLATCSRDRTVWIWEVLPGNEYECVSVLQGHTQDVKMVQWHPTMDLLFSCSYDNTVKVWAGDDDNDDWHCVQTLDESNNGHSSTVWALSFNATGDKMVTCSDDLTLKIWETDETNLHSEAGYSPWRHTCTLSGYHDRTIFSVHWSRNGIIASGAADDAIRLFVENQEKGIDRSSFQLIFKKEKAHNMDVNSVQWSPGEKGLLASASDDGTIRIWELVPIS; the protein is encoded by the exons ATGGAGCTTTTGGATGGCCGATTTGAGCTCAAGGAGACTGCCAAGCTTGAAGGTCATACTGATAGGGTATGGAGTCTAGCATGGAATCCGGCCACCGGAGTTGGAGGAATTCCACTTGTTTTTGCTTCCTGCAGCGGCGATAAAACCGTCCGTATCTGGGAGGAAAGTCCCTCCTCTGGTTCGTGGAATTGCAAG GCAGTTTTGGAAGAAACACATACTAGAACTGTGAGGTCATGCGCTTGGTCACCAAATGGTAAATTATTGGCCACTGCAAGCTTTGATGCCACCACCGCTATTTGGGAGAATATAGGGGGTGATTATGAATGTGTTTCCACTCTAGAG GGACATGAGAATGAGATCAAAAGCGTAGCTTGGAATGCATCTGGCTCTCTGCTTGCAACATGCAGTCGAGATAGAACCGTCTGGATTTGGGAAGTATTGCCAGGAAATGAGTATGAGTGTGTTTCTGTGTTGCAAGGACACACACAAGATGTAAAAATGGTTCAATGGCACCCAACCATGGATCTTTTATTCTCATGTAGCTATGACAACACTGTCAAG GTTTGGGCAGGTGATGATGACAATGATGATTGGCATTGTGTTCAGACTTTAGATGAATCTAACAA TGGTCACTCTTCTACAGTTTGGGCCCTTTCTTTTAATGCAACTGGAGACAAAATGGTCACCTGTAG TGATGATCTCACCCTTAAAATTTGGGAAACAGATGAGACAAATTTGCATTCTGAGGCTGGCTATTCACCATG GAGGCATACTTGTACTCTTTCTGGTTATCATGATCGAACAATTTTCTCTGTTCATTGGTCAAG GAATGGCATAATTGCTAGTGGAGCAGCTGATGATGCTATCCGTTTGTTTGTGGAGAATCAAGAGAAAGGG ATTGATAGGTCTTCATTTCAATTGATATTTAAGAAGGAGAAGGCCCATAACATGGATGTAAATTCAGTGCAATGGAGCCCAGGG GAGAAGGGACTTCTTGCTTCAGCGAGCGATGATGGTACAATAAGAATATGGGAGCTGGTTCCTATTTCCTAA
- the LOC103486607 gene encoding protein BIC1 yields MDVHVTGSCLHQYSLPPPPFEAVEAPPPQKEGTEQELDSLVTSLGGCRDGEKGSESDVQEDDGAEMEVAATVSKKEEEEGGRERLKRHRREMAGRVWIPEIWGQEELLKDWIDCSAFDACLFPTGIGSARAALVEERRRANNGGLTLENRC; encoded by the coding sequence ATGGATGTTCATGTCACCGGTTCTTGTCTTCATCAATATTCTCTTCCTCCACCGCCATTTGAGGCTGTGGAAGCTCCGCCCCCTCAGAAAGAAGGAACCGAACAGGAACTTGACTCTCTGGTTACGAGTTTAGGTGGATGTCGCGACGGAGAAAAAGGGTCGGAATCGGATGTGCAGGAGGACGACGGAGCGGAAATGGAGGTCGCGGCCACGGTGTcgaagaaggaggaggaggaaggtGGACGGGAGAGGCTGAAGAGGCATCGGCGAGAGATGGCTGGTCGGGTCTGGATACCGGAGATATGGGGACAAGAGGAGCTTCTGAAGGATTGGATCGATTGCTCCGCCTTCGATGCTTGTTTATTTCCGACCGGAATCGGATCGGCGAGGGCGGCGCTGGTTGAAGAAAGACGGAGGGCCAACAATGGCGGACTCACGCTGGAGAACAGGtgctga